One part of the Nitrospirota bacterium genome encodes these proteins:
- the gltA gene encoding NADPH-dependent glutamate synthase — protein sequence MENNREETQPSSRIPLKEQAPLTRARNFMEVPYGYTPEEAVQEASRCLSCLKPTCRSGCPVAVDIPSFIKLIKEGRFIEAAWKIKEENALPAVCGRVCPQEIQCESLCILGKKGEPVAIGNLERFVADYEREKGDVQVPEKPTLTGRKIAIIGSGPGGLTCAADLIKAGHQVTLFEALHKPGGVLIYGIPEFRLPKAIVEKEVDYIRNLGVSVVVNAVIGNLFTVDELLTEHGYDACFIATGAGLPVFMGIPGENLNGVYSANEFLTRANLMKAYLFPEYDTPIKRGRNVAVFGGGNVAMDSARVALRLGAEKVYLIYRRSEAEMPARKAEIHHAHEEGVEFLMLTNPVRFVDDGKGNVCAVECMKMELGDPDASGRRKPVPVKNSEFRIEIDVAIPAIGTRSNPLLTKTMPDLSLNKRGYIVADEETGMTSKPGVFAGGDIVTGSATVILAMGSGRKAASAINEYLRWKYWDTGRFISR from the coding sequence ATGGAAAACAACAGAGAAGAAACACAGCCTTCCAGCAGAATACCCTTGAAAGAGCAGGCCCCGCTTACACGGGCAAGGAATTTCATGGAAGTCCCCTATGGATACACCCCTGAGGAGGCGGTCCAGGAAGCGTCACGGTGCCTGTCCTGCCTGAAACCCACCTGCAGGAGCGGCTGTCCGGTAGCAGTCGACATTCCCTCATTCATCAAACTGATTAAAGAGGGAAGGTTTATCGAAGCGGCATGGAAAATAAAGGAAGAGAACGCCCTTCCTGCTGTCTGCGGAAGGGTATGCCCGCAGGAGATTCAATGCGAATCCCTGTGCATCCTCGGGAAGAAGGGAGAGCCTGTCGCGATAGGAAATCTCGAACGATTCGTGGCCGACTATGAGCGCGAAAAGGGAGATGTGCAGGTTCCCGAAAAACCGACCCTGACCGGGCGGAAGATCGCGATAATCGGCTCAGGACCTGGCGGGCTGACCTGCGCAGCCGACCTCATTAAGGCAGGGCATCAGGTCACCCTGTTTGAAGCACTGCACAAGCCGGGGGGGGTTTTGATTTACGGCATACCGGAATTCAGGCTTCCGAAGGCGATTGTCGAAAAAGAAGTTGACTATATCAGAAATCTCGGGGTCAGTGTAGTGGTGAATGCGGTCATCGGCAACCTTTTCACCGTCGATGAACTGCTTACTGAACACGGCTACGATGCATGCTTTATCGCTACCGGTGCCGGTCTGCCGGTTTTCATGGGGATACCGGGTGAAAACCTCAACGGCGTCTATTCCGCGAATGAATTCCTGACAAGGGCAAATCTCATGAAGGCATATCTTTTTCCGGAATATGACACCCCGATAAAAAGGGGGCGGAATGTCGCGGTTTTCGGAGGCGGCAACGTCGCAATGGATTCCGCACGGGTTGCGCTCAGGCTCGGTGCAGAAAAAGTATATCTCATCTACCGGCGCTCCGAGGCAGAGATGCCCGCAAGGAAGGCGGAAATCCATCATGCACATGAAGAAGGAGTGGAATTTCTCATGCTCACCAACCCTGTCCGGTTTGTCGATGACGGCAAGGGAAATGTCTGTGCGGTTGAATGCATGAAGATGGAACTGGGAGACCCCGATGCCTCGGGCAGAAGAAAGCCCGTTCCGGTCAAAAACAGTGAATTCCGGATCGAAATCGATGTGGCAATTCCCGCGATCGGGACACGATCTAATCCCCTTCTGACAAAGACGATGCCTGATCTGTCATTGAACAAGAGAGGCTATATTGTCGCTGATGAAGAGACCGGAATGACTTCGAAGCCGGGCGTATTTGCCGGCGGAGACATCGTCACAGGTTCTGCAACGGTAATCCTCGCAATGGGGTCGGGAAGAAAAGCGGCATCAGCAATCAATGAATACCTCAGGTGGAAGTACTGGGACACGGGCAGATTCATCAGCCGGTAA
- a CDS encoding HD domain-containing protein has protein sequence MKKDDLIFFQKWFGEYCRSFHSGDIEDQRNIRLKEKHTFNVCSNMTILAGGLSLSKNNALLAETAALFHDIGRFPQYRKYRTFRDSISVNHGLLGAQTLEETHVLQKLPDEEQELIIRSVKFHNAFSVPKKEKDDVIFFIRLVRDADKLDIWRVFLEYYESPEDQRASAVALGLPDIPEYTPGVLSQIYKREIISLAKIQTLNDFKLLQLSWIFDLNFLPSFRLLSERDYLNRMISNLPRTEEIQNVFLFLKDFVDQKLSV, from the coding sequence ATGAAAAAGGATGATCTGATATTTTTTCAGAAATGGTTTGGTGAGTACTGCAGGTCCTTCCATTCAGGGGATATAGAGGACCAGAGGAATATCCGTCTTAAGGAAAAACACACCTTCAACGTATGCAGCAACATGACTATACTCGCAGGGGGCCTGTCACTCAGTAAAAACAATGCACTCCTGGCAGAAACAGCCGCTCTTTTTCATGACATCGGCAGATTTCCCCAGTACAGGAAGTACAGGACGTTCAGGGACAGTATTTCGGTCAACCACGGGCTTCTCGGGGCGCAGACTCTCGAAGAGACACATGTCCTCCAGAAACTCCCTGACGAGGAACAGGAACTGATCATCCGGTCAGTGAAATTTCACAATGCATTTTCCGTTCCGAAAAAAGAAAAAGATGACGTGATCTTTTTCATCAGGCTGGTGAGGGATGCGGACAAGCTCGATATATGGCGCGTCTTCCTTGAGTACTATGAAAGCCCTGAAGACCAGAGGGCTTCCGCAGTTGCCCTCGGATTGCCCGATATCCCCGAGTATACACCGGGTGTGCTGTCCCAAATATATAAAAGGGAGATAATATCACTTGCAAAGATACAGACCCTGAACGATTTCAAGCTCCTGCAGCTTTCGTGGATATTCGATCTTAACTTCCTGCCATCCTTCCGGCTGCTCTCCGAACGGGATTACCTCAACAGGATGATCTCGAACCTTCCCCGCACAGAGGAGATACAAAATGTCTTCTTGTTTCTGAAGGATTTTGTAGACCAAAAACTCAGTGTCTGA
- the tadA gene encoding tRNA adenosine(34) deaminase TadA has translation MSLQENDTYFMRLALEEAETAFQEGEVPVGAVLVKNGNIVIKTHNRRETAHDPAGHAEILALRFGAHKTASWRLTDATLYVTKEPCIMCAGAMVNARLGRLVYGCRDEKGGAVHSLYQLLSDTRLNHQVEILSGVLEDECASLLKRFFRERR, from the coding sequence ATGTCTTTGCAGGAAAACGATACCTATTTCATGAGACTCGCCCTGGAGGAAGCTGAAACAGCGTTTCAGGAAGGGGAGGTTCCTGTCGGAGCGGTCCTTGTGAAAAACGGCAACATCGTTATCAAGACACACAACCGCAGAGAAACTGCACATGATCCCGCAGGGCATGCGGAAATTCTCGCACTCAGGTTCGGGGCGCACAAAACAGCAAGCTGGAGGCTGACAGACGCAACGCTGTATGTTACTAAGGAACCCTGCATCATGTGTGCAGGTGCGATGGTCAATGCGAGGCTCGGAAGGCTTGTGTACGGATGCAGGGATGAAAAGGGCGGTGCCGTTCACAGCCTCTATCAACTGCTGTCTGACACAAGACTGAACCATCAGGTGGAAATACTGTCAGGCGTTCTCGAGGATGAATGCGCCTCGCTGCTGAAAAGATTTTTCAGGGAACGCAGATAA